One region of Halomicrobium sp. LC1Hm genomic DNA includes:
- a CDS encoding DUF4397 domain-containing protein yields the protein MPDSTRSTALVLVLSVALVASAAFVGVGFGQQAEDDADDTELSTQNTSYLRIAHAAPGAASVDVSVDNETVAEGVAFDTFSDYIALESGNHTITVSVVDTPDEVVFNETVDLEPRSVTTVTAAIAANDSEGGVVPVAYDDSAATPADDEAALRIAHLSPNAPAVDIVAVESGEDSATEETATETEANETDEETATEEAEATDEAATGETVLAENVSYTEATEYANVPAGDYTVEVRVAAEDNDGSVVASTDLSLESGVAHTAWALGNVPEDGEEMPPTFRVATTQDASKTIDFPGAENETEETDTETESEDGETTEEETTEEETTDEETTEEETTDEETTEEETTDEETTEEETTDEETTTDEEATEEETTDEEATEEETTDEETTEEETTDEETTTDEEATEEETTDEETTTDEEATETEAAT from the coding sequence ATGCCAGACAGCACACGCAGTACCGCACTCGTATTGGTCCTCTCGGTCGCGCTCGTGGCGAGCGCGGCCTTCGTCGGGGTCGGCTTCGGCCAGCAGGCCGAGGACGACGCCGACGACACAGAGTTGAGCACACAGAACACGTCGTACCTGCGCATCGCCCACGCCGCGCCCGGTGCGGCGTCGGTCGACGTCTCCGTCGACAACGAGACCGTCGCCGAGGGCGTCGCGTTCGACACGTTCAGCGACTACATCGCCCTGGAGTCGGGCAACCACACGATAACAGTCTCCGTCGTCGACACGCCCGACGAGGTCGTGTTCAACGAGACCGTCGACCTCGAACCGCGGTCGGTGACGACCGTGACCGCGGCGATCGCCGCAAACGACAGCGAGGGCGGGGTCGTCCCCGTGGCCTACGACGATAGCGCCGCGACCCCGGCAGACGACGAGGCTGCACTCCGGATCGCTCACCTCTCGCCGAACGCGCCGGCAGTCGATATCGTCGCCGTCGAGAGCGGCGAGGACAGCGCCACCGAGGAGACAGCGACCGAGACGGAGGCAAACGAGACCGACGAAGAGACCGCAACTGAGGAGGCAGAAGCGACTGACGAAGCAGCGACCGGCGAGACGGTCCTCGCGGAGAACGTCTCGTACACCGAGGCGACCGAGTACGCGAACGTCCCGGCCGGCGACTACACCGTCGAGGTCAGAGTCGCGGCCGAGGACAACGACGGGTCGGTCGTCGCCAGTACGGACCTCTCCCTGGAGAGCGGCGTCGCCCACACCGCGTGGGCGCTCGGGAACGTCCCCGAGGACGGCGAGGAGATGCCACCGACCTTCCGCGTCGCCACGACCCAGGACGCCAGCAAGACGATCGACTTCCCGGGCGCGGAAAACGAGACTGAAGAGACGGACACCGAAACGGAATCCGAGGACGGCGAGACCACCGAGGAAGAGACGACTGAGGAAGAAACCACGGACGAAGAGACGACTGAGGAAGAAACCACGGACGAAGAGACGACTGAGGAAGAAACCACGGACGAAGAGACGACTGAGGAAGAAACCACGGACGAAGAGACGACCACCGACGAGGAAGCGACCGAAGAAGAGACGACTGACGAGGAAGCGACCGAAGAAGAGACGACTGACGAGGAAACGA
- a CDS encoding alanine--glyoxylate aminotransferase family protein, translating to MTKKSEYTDDYPDKTLYIPGPTEVRDDVIQAMAQPMFGHRMDRMTDLYTTIVEDTKTFLGTDNDVIILTGSGTEFWEASTLNLVDENILVPTCGSFSERHANVAERLGKDVDRLEYEWGQAIKPEDIRAELEASDKHYDVVATVMNESSTGVRNPIEEIGDVIAEYPDTYFVVDAVSSLGGDYVDIDQHNVDVIFASTQKAFAMPPGLTVCVVSDDAYDREIEKESASWYGGFQRCLDYYDRKGQTHSTPAIPIMLAYRKQMKHMLDEGHQGRDQRHREMAEYTREWARDHFDMFPEEGYESQTVSCIENTRGIDVAATIEEVSEKYDMVFSNGYGSALGEETFRIGHMGEHDVESIRTLTDAIEDVADL from the coding sequence GTGACGAAAAAAAGCGAATACACGGACGACTATCCCGACAAGACGCTGTACATTCCCGGCCCGACCGAGGTCCGCGACGACGTGATCCAGGCGATGGCCCAGCCGATGTTCGGCCACCGGATGGACCGGATGACCGACCTCTACACGACCATCGTCGAGGACACGAAGACGTTCCTCGGCACCGACAACGACGTGATCATCCTCACGGGCTCGGGGACGGAGTTCTGGGAGGCGTCGACGCTGAACCTCGTCGACGAGAACATCCTCGTGCCGACCTGTGGCAGCTTCAGCGAGCGCCACGCCAACGTCGCCGAGCGTCTCGGCAAGGACGTGGACCGACTCGAATACGAGTGGGGACAGGCGATCAAGCCCGAGGACATCCGCGCGGAACTGGAGGCCAGCGACAAGCACTACGACGTGGTCGCGACGGTGATGAACGAGTCTTCGACCGGCGTCCGCAACCCGATCGAGGAGATCGGCGACGTGATCGCCGAGTACCCGGACACCTACTTCGTCGTCGACGCCGTCTCCTCGCTCGGCGGTGACTACGTCGACATCGACCAGCACAACGTCGACGTGATCTTCGCCTCGACCCAGAAGGCCTTCGCCATGCCGCCGGGACTGACCGTCTGTGTCGTCAGCGACGACGCCTACGACCGCGAGATCGAGAAAGAGTCCGCCTCGTGGTACGGCGGCTTCCAGCGCTGTCTGGACTACTACGACCGGAAGGGACAGACTCACTCGACGCCCGCCATCCCGATCATGCTGGCCTACCGCAAGCAGATGAAGCACATGCTCGACGAGGGCCACCAGGGCCGCGACCAGCGCCACCGCGAGATGGCCGAGTACACCCGCGAGTGGGCGCGCGATCACTTCGATATGTTCCCCGAGGAGGGGTACGAGTCCCAGACGGTCTCGTGTATCGAGAACACGCGGGGCATCGACGTGGCCGCCACCATCGAGGAAGTCTCCGAGAAGTACGACATGGTGTTCTCGAACGGCTACGGCTCCGCGCTGGGCGAGGAGACGTTCCGGATCGGCCACATGGGCGAACACGACGTCGAGTCGATCCGGACGCTGACCGACGCCATCGAAGACGTCGCGGACCTGTAA
- a CDS encoding methyl-accepting chemotaxis protein, with the protein MQSRTVTWLASQYSRRIGTALAITLGVTVGFGAVFAGHVATSPEAGLAGLAGTIFVLTLNLGLLGIVLAGNVAVELRQLTDAAAAIEDGDLDATPEVDRADEFGRLADAFDSMRDSLTSAFDESEAARKEAEQAKSEAETARAEAEEFNDQLVDQAETIGDAMAAAADGDFTTRLTADSEVDAIERIADAYEEMTVDLSETVGEIRAFATTVEETSGAVAEDAAEVERLNESLATDIRELASDVSGQAERLQSAVAETNDLSATIEEVASTTDEVAGRATEAAEVGEVGAERTEEAVETIEHVADAVDELDRLVTALDERMDEVAETTGLIDEIAQQTDMLALNANIEASHAGSGGDGFAVVADEVKGLAEQTQDAIDEIESIVDGARDDVDDVTEEMALTRRRIDDGVETVTEAGETLGTLTETVDDVDDAMAEIARATDDGAAATEEVSAALDQVADSAQQVATRSNELADTAEQTASTMRGVRKRADELSDQTADLMALLDSFETRETGTTGTVQTASATAGDDDD; encoded by the coding sequence ATGCAATCACGGACAGTCACGTGGCTCGCCTCGCAGTACAGCCGCCGTATCGGCACGGCGCTGGCGATCACGTTGGGAGTGACAGTCGGCTTCGGCGCGGTCTTCGCTGGCCACGTCGCCACCTCGCCGGAGGCCGGCCTCGCCGGACTCGCGGGGACGATCTTCGTCCTCACGCTCAACCTCGGCCTGCTCGGCATCGTGTTGGCCGGCAACGTCGCGGTCGAGCTCAGACAGCTCACCGACGCGGCCGCCGCGATCGAGGACGGCGACCTCGACGCCACCCCCGAGGTCGATCGGGCCGACGAGTTCGGGCGGCTCGCCGACGCGTTCGACAGCATGCGCGACTCGCTCACGTCGGCCTTCGACGAGTCGGAGGCCGCTCGCAAAGAGGCCGAACAGGCAAAGTCGGAGGCCGAAACGGCCCGCGCCGAGGCCGAGGAGTTCAACGACCAGCTGGTCGACCAGGCCGAGACGATCGGGGACGCGATGGCGGCCGCCGCCGACGGCGACTTCACCACGCGGCTGACGGCCGACAGCGAGGTCGACGCGATCGAGCGGATCGCCGACGCCTACGAGGAGATGACCGTCGACCTCTCTGAGACCGTCGGCGAGATTCGGGCCTTCGCGACGACGGTCGAAGAGACCAGCGGGGCCGTCGCCGAGGACGCCGCCGAGGTCGAGCGCCTCAACGAGTCGCTGGCGACCGACATCCGTGAACTCGCCAGTGACGTGTCCGGACAGGCCGAACGCCTCCAGAGCGCGGTCGCCGAGACGAACGACCTCTCGGCGACGATCGAGGAAGTCGCTTCGACGACCGACGAGGTCGCGGGGCGGGCGACCGAAGCCGCCGAAGTCGGTGAGGTCGGCGCAGAGCGCACCGAGGAGGCAGTCGAGACGATCGAACACGTCGCCGACGCCGTCGACGAACTCGACCGGCTCGTCACCGCCCTCGACGAACGGATGGACGAGGTCGCAGAGACGACTGGCCTCATCGACGAGATCGCCCAACAGACCGACATGCTCGCGCTCAACGCCAACATCGAGGCCTCCCACGCCGGAAGCGGTGGCGACGGGTTCGCCGTCGTCGCCGACGAGGTGAAGGGGCTGGCCGAGCAGACCCAGGACGCCATCGACGAGATCGAGTCGATCGTCGACGGTGCCCGCGACGACGTGGACGACGTGACCGAGGAGATGGCGCTGACGCGCCGCCGGATCGACGACGGCGTCGAGACGGTGACCGAAGCCGGAGAGACGCTGGGCACGCTGACCGAGACCGTCGACGACGTGGACGACGCGATGGCGGAGATCGCCCGTGCGACCGACGACGGCGCGGCCGCCACAGAGGAGGTCTCGGCGGCGCTCGACCAGGTCGCCGACTCCGCCCAGCAGGTGGCGACTCGCTCGAACGAGCTGGCCGACACGGCCGAGCAGACGGCGTCGACGATGCGTGGCGTTCGAAAGCGCGCCGACGAGCTGAGCGACCAGACGGCCGACCTGATGGCACTGCTGGACTCGTTCGAGACCAGAGAGACGGGCACTACCGGGACAGTGCAGACCGCGAGCGCAACGGCGGGTGACGACGATGATTGA
- a CDS encoding bacteriorhodopsin yields MIEATTVHGLTAVVYAVALVVLLGWLRRVSAEHRRFCTPIVLVVGIAGVASTLVAAGVGTFTVNGSEVVVPLFVESMIAYGVLYAVMARLADVEGRALAVIVLTPVVQRIAFEVAAVSGGIVALLGLVTVVGGHLAIAAYLLGPIWTQAQAVPEQRRLLHWKARNLVLFLIGMLIVYAVISLFGVFDAFVALVIQQYMAVLIRVGFAGFLLANLDAIGAASLRPSTASGATPAD; encoded by the coding sequence ATGATTGAGGCGACGACCGTCCACGGTCTCACCGCCGTGGTCTACGCAGTCGCCCTCGTCGTCTTGCTGGGGTGGCTCCGCCGGGTCTCGGCGGAACACCGCCGGTTCTGTACACCTATCGTGCTGGTCGTCGGGATCGCCGGAGTGGCGTCGACACTTGTCGCTGCCGGCGTCGGGACGTTCACGGTCAACGGTAGCGAAGTCGTCGTCCCGCTGTTCGTCGAATCGATGATCGCGTACGGGGTGCTGTACGCCGTGATGGCACGACTCGCCGACGTGGAGGGTCGCGCGCTCGCGGTCATCGTGCTCACGCCGGTCGTCCAGCGCATCGCCTTCGAGGTCGCGGCGGTCTCGGGCGGGATCGTCGCCCTGCTCGGTCTGGTGACCGTCGTCGGCGGGCACCTCGCGATCGCCGCCTACCTCCTGGGACCGATCTGGACGCAGGCACAGGCAGTACCCGAGCAGCGCCGCCTCCTCCACTGGAAGGCCCGAAATCTGGTGTTGTTCCTCATCGGAATGTTGATCGTCTACGCCGTCATCTCGCTGTTCGGCGTCTTCGACGCCTTCGTCGCGCTGGTGATCCAGCAGTACATGGCCGTCCTCATCCGCGTGGGCTTTGCCGGGTTCCTGCTGGCGAACCTCGACGCGATCGGAGCCGCGTCGTTGCGTCCCTCGACCGCGTCCGGGGCGACGCCGGCCGACTGA